The Tamandua tetradactyla isolate mTamTet1 chromosome 23, mTamTet1.pri, whole genome shotgun sequence genome includes a window with the following:
- the ZCWPW1 gene encoding zinc finger CW-type PWWP domain protein 1 isoform X3 — MTTLENKECGKRPKKTFAPPTQKLHSLISFSPNSPKEEALGVSCPAARARPSLPNARFEKKEKKVNTENGPGSVQEKKGEDGDNKQAEKKAEKEKASLTNAEFEEIVQIVLRKSLQECLDMAYGSSLGFVKTSCAQPMGYAQSDKEPGIASTATAENDNADGERLMVPQTPEISASQEDRAVPEINTSEPGLPDPAPSAKKFNRFSLNKRKKESQDEKMEEIQGRPELRQKDQLKKTIQDHFQTSDQQKGERSSFGQCLVWVQCSSPNCEKWRRLSGDVDPSVLPDNWSCDQNTDLEYNRCDIPEETWTGRESDVAYASYIPGSIIWAKQYGYPWWPGMVESDPDLGEYFLFASHLDSLPSKYHVTFFGETVSRAWIPVNMLKNFQEMSLELAGAKKYRNKDCSQKLGVALIMAQEAGQISIQERVNLFGFQSRYESNTSGEGKDLILSGPRSPENCFYKEEEEESEVEVGEDEEEDKKDPTLPCPKTAKIQTKKLKPRGMANGRNRTPQKKMMKRSLGEDATAPPALTMGRKEGQGNSDPEHPGPKKKFKALQSKTQVTCLNEEKGAKMMPKGPTPLAPHGACPVVQNAGPGPQESPNPESGSVRPEDEASSYLDLEQLMEDTGKQPEQREEPQDRDEEEESPMTLFEE, encoded by the exons ATGACAACACTTGAGAATAAAG AATGTGGGAAGAGACCAAAGAAAACCTTTGCTCCGCCTACACAAAAATTGCACAGCCTGATATCCTTTAGCCCTAACTCACCCAAAGAAGAAGCCCTAGGGGTAAGTTGCCCGGCAGCAAGGGCCAGGCCAAGCCTGCCAAATGCCAGAtttgagaagaaggagaagaaagtaaaCACAGAGAATGGTCCAGGCAGTGtccaagaaaagaaaggagaggatggaGACAACAAGCAGgcagagaagaaagcagaaaag GAAAAAGCAAGTCTTACAAATGCAGAATTTGAGGAGATTGTCCAGATTGTGCTGAGGAAGTCCCTACAGGAATGCTTGGATATGGCTTATG GATCTAGCCTTGGTTTTGTAAAGACTTCCTGTGCCCAGCCCATGGGATATGCCCAGTCAGACAAGGAACCAGGAATTGCTTCTACTGCTACTGCTGAGAATGATAATGCTGATGG AGAAAGACTAATGGTACCTCAAACTCCAGAGATTTCAGCCTCTCAGGAAGATAGAGCTGTCCCTGAGATAAATACATCTGAACCAGGCCTGCCAGATCCTGCACCTTCTGCGAAGAAATTCAATAGATTCTccttaaacaaaagaaagaaggaatctC AAGATGAAAAAATGGAGGAAATCCAAGGCAGACCTGAACTTAGACAGAAAGACCAACTAAAGAAAACGATTCAGGATCATTTTCAGACCAGTGACcagcaaaaaggagaaagaagtagTTTTG GTCAATGTCTTGTCTGGGTCCAGTGTTCTTCCCCAAACTGTGAGAAATGGAGGCGGCTAAGTGGGGACGTTGACCCCTCAGTTCTCCCAGATAATTGGTCTTGTGACCAGAATACAG ACTTGGAGTATAATCGCTGTGATATTCCCGAGGAGACCTGGACAGGGCGAGAGAGTGATGTGGCCTATGCCTCCTACATCCCAGGATCCATCATCTGGGCCAAGCAATATGGTTACCCCTG GTGGCCAGGCATGGTAGAATCTGATCCTGACTTGggggaatattttctttttgcttctcatCTTGATTCCCTGCCG TCCAAGTATCATGTGACGTTTTTTGGAGAAACCGTTTCTCGTGCTTGGATTCCAGTCAACATGCTAAAGAACTTCCAGGAGATGTCCCTGGAGCTAGCTGGAGCG aaaaaatacagaaacaaggactgcaGCCAGAAACTGGGGGTAGCCCTGATTATGGCTCAGGAGGCAGGACAGATCAGCATTCAG GAGCGGGTTAACTTGTTTGGTTTCCAGAGCCGATACGAATCTAACACTAGTGGGGAAGGAAAAG ACTTAATACTCTCTGGACCTAGAAGCCCAGAGAACTGCTTTTataaggaagaggaggaggagtcaGAGGTGGAAGTCGGGGAGGatgaggaagaagataaaaag GACCCAACTTTGCCTTGTCCCAAGACAGCTAAAATACAGACCAAAAAACTCAAGCCAAGAG GCATGGCAAATGGGCGAAATAGGACCCCTCAAAAGAAGATGATGAAGAGATCTCTGGGAGAAGACGCCACAGCACCTCCTGCACTCAcaatgggaaggaaggaaggccagGGGAATTCAGATCCTGAACATCCAG GCCCTAAGAAGAAATTTAAAGCTCTCCAAAGCAAGACCCAGGTAACCTGcttaaatgaggaaaaaggagctAAAATGATGCCAAAGGGCCCAACCCCCCTGGCTCCCCATGGGGCTTGTCCTGTGGTGCAGAACGCAGGACCTGGGCCCCAGGAATCACCAAATCCAGAGTCTGGAAGTGTGCGCCCTGAGGATGAAGCCTCCAGTTACCTGGACCTGGAGCAACTCATGGAAGATACTGGAAAACAGCCTGAGCAGAGAGAGGAGCCACAGGATAGAGACGAAGAAGAAGAGTCCCCCATGACCTTGTTTGAGGAATAG
- the ZCWPW1 gene encoding zinc finger CW-type PWWP domain protein 1 isoform X1, with the protein MTTLENKECGKRPKKTFAPPTQKLHSLISFSPNSPKEEALGVSCPAARARPSLPNARFEKKEKKVNTENGPGSVQEKKGEDGDNKQAEKKAEKEKASLTNAEFEEIVQIVLRKSLQECLDMAYGIGSSLGFVKTSCAQPMGYAQSDKEPGIASTATAENDNADGERLMVPQTPEISASQEDRAVPEINTSEPGLPDPAPSAKKFNRFSLNKRKKESQDEKMEEIQGRPELRQKDQLKKTIQDHFQTSDQQKGERSSFGQCLVWVQCSSPNCEKWRRLSGDVDPSVLPDNWSCDQNTDLEYNRCDIPEETWTGRESDVAYASYIPGSIIWAKQYGYPWWPGMVESDPDLGEYFLFASHLDSLPSKYHVTFFGETVSRAWIPVNMLKNFQEMSLELAGAKKYRNKDCSQKLGVALIMAQEAGQISIQERVNLFGFQSRYESNTSGEGKDLILSGPRSPENCFYKEEEEESEVEVGEDEEEDKKDPTLPCPKTAKIQTKKLKPRGMANGRNRTPQKKMMKRSLGEDATAPPALTMGRKEGQGNSDPEHPGPKKKFKALQSKTQVTCLNEEKGAKMMPKGPTPLAPHGACPVVQNAGPGPQESPNPESGSVRPEDEASSYLDLEQLMEDTGKQPEQREEPQDRDEEEESPMTLFEE; encoded by the exons ATGACAACACTTGAGAATAAAG AATGTGGGAAGAGACCAAAGAAAACCTTTGCTCCGCCTACACAAAAATTGCACAGCCTGATATCCTTTAGCCCTAACTCACCCAAAGAAGAAGCCCTAGGGGTAAGTTGCCCGGCAGCAAGGGCCAGGCCAAGCCTGCCAAATGCCAGAtttgagaagaaggagaagaaagtaaaCACAGAGAATGGTCCAGGCAGTGtccaagaaaagaaaggagaggatggaGACAACAAGCAGgcagagaagaaagcagaaaag GAAAAAGCAAGTCTTACAAATGCAGAATTTGAGGAGATTGTCCAGATTGTGCTGAGGAAGTCCCTACAGGAATGCTTGGATATGGCTTATG GGATAGGATCTAGCCTTGGTTTTGTAAAGACTTCCTGTGCCCAGCCCATGGGATATGCCCAGTCAGACAAGGAACCAGGAATTGCTTCTACTGCTACTGCTGAGAATGATAATGCTGATGG AGAAAGACTAATGGTACCTCAAACTCCAGAGATTTCAGCCTCTCAGGAAGATAGAGCTGTCCCTGAGATAAATACATCTGAACCAGGCCTGCCAGATCCTGCACCTTCTGCGAAGAAATTCAATAGATTCTccttaaacaaaagaaagaaggaatctC AAGATGAAAAAATGGAGGAAATCCAAGGCAGACCTGAACTTAGACAGAAAGACCAACTAAAGAAAACGATTCAGGATCATTTTCAGACCAGTGACcagcaaaaaggagaaagaagtagTTTTG GTCAATGTCTTGTCTGGGTCCAGTGTTCTTCCCCAAACTGTGAGAAATGGAGGCGGCTAAGTGGGGACGTTGACCCCTCAGTTCTCCCAGATAATTGGTCTTGTGACCAGAATACAG ACTTGGAGTATAATCGCTGTGATATTCCCGAGGAGACCTGGACAGGGCGAGAGAGTGATGTGGCCTATGCCTCCTACATCCCAGGATCCATCATCTGGGCCAAGCAATATGGTTACCCCTG GTGGCCAGGCATGGTAGAATCTGATCCTGACTTGggggaatattttctttttgcttctcatCTTGATTCCCTGCCG TCCAAGTATCATGTGACGTTTTTTGGAGAAACCGTTTCTCGTGCTTGGATTCCAGTCAACATGCTAAAGAACTTCCAGGAGATGTCCCTGGAGCTAGCTGGAGCG aaaaaatacagaaacaaggactgcaGCCAGAAACTGGGGGTAGCCCTGATTATGGCTCAGGAGGCAGGACAGATCAGCATTCAG GAGCGGGTTAACTTGTTTGGTTTCCAGAGCCGATACGAATCTAACACTAGTGGGGAAGGAAAAG ACTTAATACTCTCTGGACCTAGAAGCCCAGAGAACTGCTTTTataaggaagaggaggaggagtcaGAGGTGGAAGTCGGGGAGGatgaggaagaagataaaaag GACCCAACTTTGCCTTGTCCCAAGACAGCTAAAATACAGACCAAAAAACTCAAGCCAAGAG GCATGGCAAATGGGCGAAATAGGACCCCTCAAAAGAAGATGATGAAGAGATCTCTGGGAGAAGACGCCACAGCACCTCCTGCACTCAcaatgggaaggaaggaaggccagGGGAATTCAGATCCTGAACATCCAG GCCCTAAGAAGAAATTTAAAGCTCTCCAAAGCAAGACCCAGGTAACCTGcttaaatgaggaaaaaggagctAAAATGATGCCAAAGGGCCCAACCCCCCTGGCTCCCCATGGGGCTTGTCCTGTGGTGCAGAACGCAGGACCTGGGCCCCAGGAATCACCAAATCCAGAGTCTGGAAGTGTGCGCCCTGAGGATGAAGCCTCCAGTTACCTGGACCTGGAGCAACTCATGGAAGATACTGGAAAACAGCCTGAGCAGAGAGAGGAGCCACAGGATAGAGACGAAGAAGAAGAGTCCCCCATGACCTTGTTTGAGGAATAG
- the ZCWPW1 gene encoding zinc finger CW-type PWWP domain protein 1 isoform X2: MTTLENKECGKRPKKTFAPPTQKLHSLISFSPNSPKEEALGVSCPAARARPSLPNARFEKKEKKVNTENGPGSVQEKKGEDGDNKQAEKKAEKEKASLTNAEFEEIVQIVLRKSLQECLDMAYGIGSSLGFVKTSCAQPMGYAQSDKEPGIASTATAENDNADGERLMVPQTPEISASQEDRAVPEINTSEPGLPDPAPSAKKFNRFSLNKRKKESHEKMEEIQGRPELRQKDQLKKTIQDHFQTSDQQKGERSSFGQCLVWVQCSSPNCEKWRRLSGDVDPSVLPDNWSCDQNTDLEYNRCDIPEETWTGRESDVAYASYIPGSIIWAKQYGYPWWPGMVESDPDLGEYFLFASHLDSLPSKYHVTFFGETVSRAWIPVNMLKNFQEMSLELAGAKKYRNKDCSQKLGVALIMAQEAGQISIQERVNLFGFQSRYESNTSGEGKDLILSGPRSPENCFYKEEEEESEVEVGEDEEEDKKDPTLPCPKTAKIQTKKLKPRGMANGRNRTPQKKMMKRSLGEDATAPPALTMGRKEGQGNSDPEHPGPKKKFKALQSKTQVTCLNEEKGAKMMPKGPTPLAPHGACPVVQNAGPGPQESPNPESGSVRPEDEASSYLDLEQLMEDTGKQPEQREEPQDRDEEEESPMTLFEE; this comes from the exons ATGACAACACTTGAGAATAAAG AATGTGGGAAGAGACCAAAGAAAACCTTTGCTCCGCCTACACAAAAATTGCACAGCCTGATATCCTTTAGCCCTAACTCACCCAAAGAAGAAGCCCTAGGGGTAAGTTGCCCGGCAGCAAGGGCCAGGCCAAGCCTGCCAAATGCCAGAtttgagaagaaggagaagaaagtaaaCACAGAGAATGGTCCAGGCAGTGtccaagaaaagaaaggagaggatggaGACAACAAGCAGgcagagaagaaagcagaaaag GAAAAAGCAAGTCTTACAAATGCAGAATTTGAGGAGATTGTCCAGATTGTGCTGAGGAAGTCCCTACAGGAATGCTTGGATATGGCTTATG GGATAGGATCTAGCCTTGGTTTTGTAAAGACTTCCTGTGCCCAGCCCATGGGATATGCCCAGTCAGACAAGGAACCAGGAATTGCTTCTACTGCTACTGCTGAGAATGATAATGCTGATGG AGAAAGACTAATGGTACCTCAAACTCCAGAGATTTCAGCCTCTCAGGAAGATAGAGCTGTCCCTGAGATAAATACATCTGAACCAGGCCTGCCAGATCCTGCACCTTCTGCGAAGAAATTCAATAGATTCTccttaaacaaaagaaagaaggaatctC ATGAAAAAATGGAGGAAATCCAAGGCAGACCTGAACTTAGACAGAAAGACCAACTAAAGAAAACGATTCAGGATCATTTTCAGACCAGTGACcagcaaaaaggagaaagaagtagTTTTG GTCAATGTCTTGTCTGGGTCCAGTGTTCTTCCCCAAACTGTGAGAAATGGAGGCGGCTAAGTGGGGACGTTGACCCCTCAGTTCTCCCAGATAATTGGTCTTGTGACCAGAATACAG ACTTGGAGTATAATCGCTGTGATATTCCCGAGGAGACCTGGACAGGGCGAGAGAGTGATGTGGCCTATGCCTCCTACATCCCAGGATCCATCATCTGGGCCAAGCAATATGGTTACCCCTG GTGGCCAGGCATGGTAGAATCTGATCCTGACTTGggggaatattttctttttgcttctcatCTTGATTCCCTGCCG TCCAAGTATCATGTGACGTTTTTTGGAGAAACCGTTTCTCGTGCTTGGATTCCAGTCAACATGCTAAAGAACTTCCAGGAGATGTCCCTGGAGCTAGCTGGAGCG aaaaaatacagaaacaaggactgcaGCCAGAAACTGGGGGTAGCCCTGATTATGGCTCAGGAGGCAGGACAGATCAGCATTCAG GAGCGGGTTAACTTGTTTGGTTTCCAGAGCCGATACGAATCTAACACTAGTGGGGAAGGAAAAG ACTTAATACTCTCTGGACCTAGAAGCCCAGAGAACTGCTTTTataaggaagaggaggaggagtcaGAGGTGGAAGTCGGGGAGGatgaggaagaagataaaaag GACCCAACTTTGCCTTGTCCCAAGACAGCTAAAATACAGACCAAAAAACTCAAGCCAAGAG GCATGGCAAATGGGCGAAATAGGACCCCTCAAAAGAAGATGATGAAGAGATCTCTGGGAGAAGACGCCACAGCACCTCCTGCACTCAcaatgggaaggaaggaaggccagGGGAATTCAGATCCTGAACATCCAG GCCCTAAGAAGAAATTTAAAGCTCTCCAAAGCAAGACCCAGGTAACCTGcttaaatgaggaaaaaggagctAAAATGATGCCAAAGGGCCCAACCCCCCTGGCTCCCCATGGGGCTTGTCCTGTGGTGCAGAACGCAGGACCTGGGCCCCAGGAATCACCAAATCCAGAGTCTGGAAGTGTGCGCCCTGAGGATGAAGCCTCCAGTTACCTGGACCTGGAGCAACTCATGGAAGATACTGGAAAACAGCCTGAGCAGAGAGAGGAGCCACAGGATAGAGACGAAGAAGAAGAGTCCCCCATGACCTTGTTTGAGGAATAG